From Channa argus isolate prfri chromosome 21, Channa argus male v1.0, whole genome shotgun sequence, one genomic window encodes:
- the rassf8b gene encoding ras association domain-containing protein 8b isoform X3, whose protein sequence is MKAMELKVWVDGVQRIVCGVTEFTTCQEVVIALAQAIGRTGRYTLIEKWRDTERHLSPHENPVVSLNKWGQYASDVQLILQRTGPSVSERPTSDGQARVPDRGFYRQSLPPLAKLRPSGTDRSLKRREPKRKSLTFTGGAKGLRDLFGKSRDAEAKPQQRVLSLNLSRVGAGGVVSVPGSPTTELSRLVQLQRDKLQALESRLLGCEAELRDWEEVVANANESMETGLEQDRLQQEDELNQKINEEEVQAQLEKAKGELEMQIQQTAQLESSCRALERSLGHSAKSLQEKERELEQLTKELRQVNLQQFIQQTGTKVTVLPAQPTGENNNEMETGSLKRLGSSRLLPSNLRALQSTISSSLNPEGIYV, encoded by the exons GTTACAGAGTTCACCACATGCCAGGAAGTGGTCATTGCTTTGGCACAAGCCATTG GACGGACCGGCAGATATACTTTAATTGAGAAATGGCGTGACACAGAACGCCACTTGTCTCCACACGAAAACCCTGTGGTGTCCCTCAACAAGTGGGGTCAATATGCCAGCGACGTGCAGCTCATCCTCCAGCGAACTGGGCCGTCCGTTAGCGAGCGGCCCACGTCTGATGGACAGGCTCGGGTCCCAGATCGTGGCTTCTACAGGCAGAGCCTCCCACCTCTGGCCAAGCTCCGCCCGTCAGGGACAGACCGCTCGCTTAAACGTAGGGAACCAAAACGCAAGTCTCTGACCTTCACTGGAGGGGCCAAAGGTCTACGAGACTTATTTGGGAAAAGCAGAGATGCTGAAG CCAAACCCCAGCAGCGTGTTCTGAGCCTGAACCTGAGCAGAGTAGGAGCAGGTGGAGTAGTATCTGTACCTGGGAGTCCCACCACGGAGCTGAGCAGGCTGGTGCAGCTGCAGAGAGACAAACTCCAGGCCCTGGAGAGCCGACTGCTGGGCTGTGAGGCCGAGCTGCGAGACTGGGAGGAGGTTGTCGCCAACGCCAATGAA AGCATGGAGACAGGACTGGAGCAGGACCGGCTACAGCAGGAGGACGAGCTCAACCAGAAGATCAATGAGGAGGAG GTGCAGGCACAGCTGGAGAAAGCCAAGGGAGAGCTGGAAATGCAGATCcaacaaacagcacagctggAGAGCAGCTGCAGGGCGTTGGAGCGCTCTCTTGGCCACTCCGCCAAGAGTTTGCAG GAGAAGGAGCGGGAGCTAGAGCAGCTGACAAAAGAGCTACGTCAGGTCAACCTGCAGCAGTTCATTCAGCAGACTGGTACCAAGGTCACTGTGCTGCCTGCTCAACCTACAGGAGAGAACAACaatg AAATGGAGACTGGTTCCCTAAAAAGACTTGGCTCCTCACGACTCTTACCCAGCAACCTCCGTGCTCTTCAAAGCACCATCTCCTCCAGTCTTAACCCAGAGGGCATCTATGTTTGA
- the rassf8b gene encoding ras association domain-containing protein 8b isoform X1: MKAMELKVWVDGVQRIVCGVTEFTTCQEVVIALAQAIGRTGRYTLIEKWRDTERHLSPHENPVVSLNKWGQYASDVQLILQRTGPSVSERPTSDGQARVPDRGFYRQSLPPLAKLRPSGTDRSLKRREPKRKSLTFTGGAKGLRDLFGKSRDAEAKPQQRVLSLNLSRVGAGGVVSVPGSPTTELSRLVQLQRDKLQALESRLLGCEAELRDWEEVVANANEGENLEEELLLLEQQVRRNDAEMEEEEFWQNELQIEQESERQLRQQLSELQACVRDCEAKLTEYLARIQSMETGLEQDRLQQEDELNQKINEEEVQAQLEKAKGELEMQIQQTAQLESSCRALERSLGHSAKSLQEKERELEQLTKELRQVNLQQFIQQTGTKVTVLPAQPTGENNNEMETGSLKRLGSSRLLPSNLRALQSTISSSLNPEGIYV, encoded by the exons GTTACAGAGTTCACCACATGCCAGGAAGTGGTCATTGCTTTGGCACAAGCCATTG GACGGACCGGCAGATATACTTTAATTGAGAAATGGCGTGACACAGAACGCCACTTGTCTCCACACGAAAACCCTGTGGTGTCCCTCAACAAGTGGGGTCAATATGCCAGCGACGTGCAGCTCATCCTCCAGCGAACTGGGCCGTCCGTTAGCGAGCGGCCCACGTCTGATGGACAGGCTCGGGTCCCAGATCGTGGCTTCTACAGGCAGAGCCTCCCACCTCTGGCCAAGCTCCGCCCGTCAGGGACAGACCGCTCGCTTAAACGTAGGGAACCAAAACGCAAGTCTCTGACCTTCACTGGAGGGGCCAAAGGTCTACGAGACTTATTTGGGAAAAGCAGAGATGCTGAAG CCAAACCCCAGCAGCGTGTTCTGAGCCTGAACCTGAGCAGAGTAGGAGCAGGTGGAGTAGTATCTGTACCTGGGAGTCCCACCACGGAGCTGAGCAGGCTGGTGCAGCTGCAGAGAGACAAACTCCAGGCCCTGGAGAGCCGACTGCTGGGCTGTGAGGCCGAGCTGCGAGACTGGGAGGAGGTTGTCGCCAACGCCAATGAA GGAGAGAAtctggaggaggagctgctgcTTTTAGAGCAGCAGGTGAGGAGGAACGATgctgagatggaggaggaggaattcTGGCAGAATGAGCTGCAGATAGAGCAGGAGAGTGAGCGACAGCTCCGACAGCAGCTGTCGGAGCTGCAGGCATGTGTGCGGGACTGTGAGGCCAAGCTCACAGAGTACTTAGCGCGAATACAG AGCATGGAGACAGGACTGGAGCAGGACCGGCTACAGCAGGAGGACGAGCTCAACCAGAAGATCAATGAGGAGGAG GTGCAGGCACAGCTGGAGAAAGCCAAGGGAGAGCTGGAAATGCAGATCcaacaaacagcacagctggAGAGCAGCTGCAGGGCGTTGGAGCGCTCTCTTGGCCACTCCGCCAAGAGTTTGCAG GAGAAGGAGCGGGAGCTAGAGCAGCTGACAAAAGAGCTACGTCAGGTCAACCTGCAGCAGTTCATTCAGCAGACTGGTACCAAGGTCACTGTGCTGCCTGCTCAACCTACAGGAGAGAACAACaatg AAATGGAGACTGGTTCCCTAAAAAGACTTGGCTCCTCACGACTCTTACCCAGCAACCTCCGTGCTCTTCAAAGCACCATCTCCTCCAGTCTTAACCCAGAGGGCATCTATGTTTGA
- the rassf8b gene encoding ras association domain-containing protein 8b isoform X2 → MKAMELKVWVDGVQRIVCGVTEFTTCQEVVIALAQAIGRTGRYTLIEKWRDTERHLSPHENPVVSLNKWGQYASDVQLILQRTGPSVSERPTSDGQARVPDRGFYRQSLPPLAKLRPSGTDRSLKRREPKRKSLTFTGGAKGLRDLFGKSRDAEAKPQQRVLSLNLSRVGAGGVVSVPGSPTTELSRLVQLQRDKLQALESRLLGCEAELRDWEEVVANANEGENLEEELLLLEQQVRRNDAEMEEEEFWQNELQIEQESERQLRQQLSELQACVRDCEAKLTEYLARIQSMETGLEQDRLQQEDELNQKINEEEEKERELEQLTKELRQVNLQQFIQQTGTKVTVLPAQPTGENNNEMETGSLKRLGSSRLLPSNLRALQSTISSSLNPEGIYV, encoded by the exons GTTACAGAGTTCACCACATGCCAGGAAGTGGTCATTGCTTTGGCACAAGCCATTG GACGGACCGGCAGATATACTTTAATTGAGAAATGGCGTGACACAGAACGCCACTTGTCTCCACACGAAAACCCTGTGGTGTCCCTCAACAAGTGGGGTCAATATGCCAGCGACGTGCAGCTCATCCTCCAGCGAACTGGGCCGTCCGTTAGCGAGCGGCCCACGTCTGATGGACAGGCTCGGGTCCCAGATCGTGGCTTCTACAGGCAGAGCCTCCCACCTCTGGCCAAGCTCCGCCCGTCAGGGACAGACCGCTCGCTTAAACGTAGGGAACCAAAACGCAAGTCTCTGACCTTCACTGGAGGGGCCAAAGGTCTACGAGACTTATTTGGGAAAAGCAGAGATGCTGAAG CCAAACCCCAGCAGCGTGTTCTGAGCCTGAACCTGAGCAGAGTAGGAGCAGGTGGAGTAGTATCTGTACCTGGGAGTCCCACCACGGAGCTGAGCAGGCTGGTGCAGCTGCAGAGAGACAAACTCCAGGCCCTGGAGAGCCGACTGCTGGGCTGTGAGGCCGAGCTGCGAGACTGGGAGGAGGTTGTCGCCAACGCCAATGAA GGAGAGAAtctggaggaggagctgctgcTTTTAGAGCAGCAGGTGAGGAGGAACGATgctgagatggaggaggaggaattcTGGCAGAATGAGCTGCAGATAGAGCAGGAGAGTGAGCGACAGCTCCGACAGCAGCTGTCGGAGCTGCAGGCATGTGTGCGGGACTGTGAGGCCAAGCTCACAGAGTACTTAGCGCGAATACAG AGCATGGAGACAGGACTGGAGCAGGACCGGCTACAGCAGGAGGACGAGCTCAACCAGAAGATCAATGAGGAGGAG GAGAAGGAGCGGGAGCTAGAGCAGCTGACAAAAGAGCTACGTCAGGTCAACCTGCAGCAGTTCATTCAGCAGACTGGTACCAAGGTCACTGTGCTGCCTGCTCAACCTACAGGAGAGAACAACaatg AAATGGAGACTGGTTCCCTAAAAAGACTTGGCTCCTCACGACTCTTACCCAGCAACCTCCGTGCTCTTCAAAGCACCATCTCCTCCAGTCTTAACCCAGAGGGCATCTATGTTTGA